From one Neofelis nebulosa isolate mNeoNeb1 chromosome 4, mNeoNeb1.pri, whole genome shotgun sequence genomic stretch:
- the LINGO3 gene encoding leucine-rich repeat and immunoglobulin-like domain-containing nogo receptor-interacting protein 3: MTCWLCVLSLQLLLLPAAPPPAGGCPARCECTAQTRAVACPRRRLTAVPDGIPAETRLLELSRNRIRCLNPGDLAALPLLEELDLSENVIAHVEPGAFANLPRLRVLRLRGNLLKLLPPGVFTRLDNLTLLDLSENKLVILLDYTFQDLRSLRRLEVGDNHLVFISRRAFAGLLALEELTLERCNLTALSGESLGHLRGLGALRLRHLAIAALEDQNFRRLPGLLHLEIDNWPLLEEVAAGSLQGLNLTSLSVTHTNITAVPAAALRHQAHLTCLNLSHNPISTVPRGSFRDLVRLRELHLAGALLAVVEPQAFLGLRQIRLLNLSNNLLSTLEESTFHSVNTLETLRVDGNPLACDCRLLWIVQRRKTLNFDGRLPACATPAEVRGDALRNLPDSVLFEYFVCRKPKIRERRLQRVTAAAGDDVRFQCRAEGEPAPTVAWVTPRHRAVTAASAGRARVLPGGTLEIRGARPQDSGTYTCVASNAGGNDTYFATLTVQPEPAANRTPGEARNDTQAAARFPLDLTTILVSTAMGCITFLGVVLFCFLLLFVWSRGRGQHKNNFSVEYSFRKVDGPAAAAGQGGARKFTMKMI, encoded by the coding sequence ATGACCTGCTGGCTGTGCGTCCTGAGCCTGCAGCTCCTGCTCCTGCCCGCGGCGCCGCCCCCGGCCGGCGGCTGCCCCGCCCGCTGCGAGTGCACGGCGCAGACGCGCGCGGTGGCCTGTCCCCGGCGCCGGCTGACCGCCGTGCCCGACGGCATCCCGGCCGAGACGCGCCTGCTGGAGCTCAGCCGCAACCGCATCCGCTGCCTGAACCCGGGCGACCTGGCCGCGCTGCCGCTGCTGGAGGAGCTGGACCTGAGCGAGAACGTGATCGCGCACGTGGAGCCGGGCGCCTTCGCCAACCTGCCGCGCCTGCGCGTCCTGCGCCTCCGGGGCAACCTGCTCAAGCTCCTCCCGCCCGGCGTCTTCACGCGCCTGGACAACCTCACGCTGCTGGACCTGAGCGAGAACAAGCTGGTCATCCTCCTGGACTACACCTTCCAGGACCTGCGCAGCCTCCGCCGGCTGGAGGTGGGCGACAACCACCTGGTGTTCATCTCGCGCCGGGCCTTCGCGGGGCTGCTGGCGCTCGAGGAGCTGACCCTGGAGCGCTGCAACCTCACGGCGCTGTCGGGCGAGTCCCTGGGCCACCTGCGGGGCCTGGGCGCCCTGCGGCTGCGCCACCTGGCCATCGCCGCCCTGGAGGACCAGAACTTCCGCAGGCTGCCCGGCCTGCTGCACCTGGAGATCGACAACTGGCCGCTGCTGGAGGAGGTGGCCGCCGGCAGCCTGCAGGGCCTCAACCTGACCTCGCTGTCCGTCACGCACACCAACATCACCGCCGTGCCGGCGGCCGCGCTCCGCCACCAGGCCCACCTCACCTGCCTCAACCTGTCCCACAACCCCATCAGCACGGTGCCGCGCGGCTCCTTCCGCGACCTGGTCCGCCTGCGCGAGCTGCACCTGGCCGGCGCCCTGCTGGCCGTGGTGGAGCCGCAGGCCTTCCTGGGGCTGCGGCAGATCCGCCTGCTCAACCTCTCCAACAACCTGCTGTCCACGCTGGAGGAGAGCACCTTCCACTCGGTCAACACGCTGGAGACGCTGCGCGTGGACGGGAACCCGCTGGCCTGCGACTGTCGCCTGCTCTGGATCGTGCAGCGCCGGAAGACCCTCAACTTCGACGGGCGGCTCCCGGCCTGCGCCACCCCCGCCGAGGTGCGCGGCGACGCGCTGCGCAACCTGCCCGACTCCGTGCTCTTCGAGTACTTCGTGTGCCGCAAGCCCAAGATCCGCGAGCGGCGGCTGCAGCGCGTCACGGCCGCCGCGGGCGACGACGTGCGCTTCCAGTGCCGCGCCGAGGGCGAGCCCGCGCCCACCGTGGCCTGGGTGACGCCGCGCCACCGCGCCGTGACCGCCGCCAGCGCCGGGCGCGCGCGCGTGCTGCCGGGGGGCACGCTGGAGATCCGCGGCGCGCGCCCGCAGGACAGCGGCACGTACACGTGCGTGGCCAGCAACGCGGGCGGCAACGACACCTACTTCGCCACGCTGACCGTGCAGCCCGAGCCCGCCGCCAACCGGACCCCGGGCGAGGCCCGCAACGACACGCAGGCGGCCGCGCGCTTCCCGCTGGACCTCACCACCATCCTGGTGTCCACCGCCATGGGCTGCATCACCTTCCTGGGCGTCGTCCTCTTCTGCTTCCTGCTGCTGTTCGTGTGGAGCCGCGGCCGCGGGCAGCATAAGAACAACTTCTCGGTGGAGTACTCCTTCCGCAAGGTGGACGGGCCGGCCGCCGCCGCGGGCCAGGGGGGGGCGCGCAAGTTCACCATGAAGATGATCTGA
- the PEAK3 gene encoding protein PEAK3 isoform X1 yields the protein MVRIRSWTFYSVHVTEAQGPSPCPEKLMGDIPACPMRTGVQRGQQTLPERATQQVKARQEDQDRPSCLGPCTPTNAMEPSWLPHGPARARPLESSSRPRTPPTLTFSMSSPPPPTETPAPDAPTWPTQPTYGNLGEVRAHLLPSKACRPPRKSGPPSADPQPLPPPLPKKTLSRTQSLPSHRAPSRSPAPERQPRRPFLGSHSVDERQADDGQARPACPLAEPPFSSLDTSLGLSWHDLNCPEDTRAVLEARQLEGLRTVHSRLEARLLGGHPGPCHPGHSFRLLDSSPYVESGDALYYRMVRVGDESWHLLAAKVSKSGAEEPRPWGLELQASLPPHFNLQGLCGLVPEGALPGVPWTGPVVLAAEVPERTLTQWLAEVGTRRRPAELAWAAALLLLQLSAALEQLEARGAALAELRPENLLLAAPRGCAAAGPPRLLLADFGRVHPQPPGAPGAHAPQLGRLLRTLLGLAAPSATPLADGLETLAARLARSRPSAAQTRGALQALLWGPGPELHRQGALLGPWLQVRRALLVLHLAERASGGELPGLEDWLCCEYLAEATEASLSHALALLWD from the exons atgGTCCGCATTCGAAGCTGGACATTCTATTCTGTCCATGTCACAGAGGCACAGGGTCCTTCCCCCTGCCCTGAAAAGTTGATGGGTGACATTCCTGCCTGCCCCATGAGGACAGGAGTCCAGAGAGGGCAACAAACCCTCCCAGAGAGAGCCACACAGCAGGTCAAGGCCAGGCAAGAAGACCAAGACCGCCCCTCTTGCCTGGGTCCCTGCACCCCCACCAACGCCATGGAGCCCTCCTGGCTCCCGCATGGGCCCGCCCGCGCACGCCCCCTGGAGTCCTCCTCCCGCCCACGCACGCCCCCAACTCTGACCTTCAGCATGAGCAGCCCCCCGCCGCCCACAGAGACCCCCGCACCTGACGCCCCCACCTGGCCGACTCAGCCTACCTACGGCAACCTCG gtgAGGTCCGCGCCCACCTGCTGCCCTCCAAGGCCTGCCGGCCCCCCCGGAAATCTGGGCCCCCCTCGGCTGACCcgcagcccctgcccccacccctgcccaagaAGACCCTGTCCAGGACCCAGTCTCTGCCCAGCCACAGGGCCCCCAGCCGCAGCCCTGCTCCGGAAAGGCAGCCCCGGAGGCCCTTTCTGGGGTCCCACAGTGTGGACGAGCGCCAGGCGGATGACGGCCAAGCTCGGCCAGCCTGTCCCCTTGCGGAGCCGCCCTTCAGCTCCCTCGACACCTCACTGGGCCTCTCCTGGCACGACCTGAATTGCCCTGAGGACACGCGCGCCGTCCTGGAGGCCCGGCAGCTGGAGGGTCTCCGCACTGTGCACTCCCGGCTGGAGGCCCGGCTCCTGGGGGGCCACCCGGGCCCCTGCCACCCCGGCCACAGCTTCCGCCTCCTGGACAGCTCGCCCTACGTGGAGAGTGGGGACGCCCTCTACTACCGCATGGTGAGGGTGGGCGACGAGTCGTGGCACCTCCTGGCGGCCAAG GTGTCCAAGTCGGGAGCCGAGGAGCCTCGCCCGTGGGGCCTGGAGCTGCAGGCCTCACTGCCCCCACACTTCAACCTCCAGGGGCTGTGCGGCCTGGTGCCCGAGGGCGCACTGCCCGGGGTGCCCTGGACGGGCCCCGTGGTGCTGGCGGCCGAGGTGCCGGAGCGCACGCTGACCCAGTGGCTGGCAGAGGTGGGCACGCGGCGGCGGCCGGCGGAGTTGGCCTGGGCGGCGGCCCTGCTCCTGCTGCAGCTGAGCGCGGCCCTGGAGCAGCTGGAGGCGCGCGGCGCGGCCCTGGCGGAGCTGCGGCCGGAGAACCTGCTGCTGGCGGCGCCCCGGGGCTGTGCGGCCGCCGGGCCCCCGCGCCTGCTGCTGGCCGACTTCGGCCGCGTCCACCCACAGCCGCCGGGAGCCCCGGGCGCCCACGCGCCGCAGCTGGGCCGCCTGCTCCGCACGCTCCTCGGCCTCGCCGCGCCCTCAGCCACGCCCTTGGCCGACGGCCTGGAGACTCTGGCGGCCCGGCTGGCCCGCTCCCGGCCCTCGGCGGCCCAGACGCGCGGCGCGCTGCAGGCGCTGCTCTGGGGGCCCGGGCCCGAGCTGCACCGCCAGGGGGCGCTGCTGGGGCCCTGGCTGCAGGTGCGCCGCGCGCTGCTGGTCCTGCACCTGGCCGAGCGGGCCTCGGGTGGGGAACTGCCCGGCCTGGAGGACTGGCTGTGCTGTGAGTACCTGGCCGAGGCCACCGAGGCCTCGCTGAGCCACGCCCTGGCACTGCTGTGGGACTGA
- the PEAK3 gene encoding protein PEAK3 isoform X2, with protein sequence MGDIPACPMRTGVQRGQQTLPERATQQVKARQEDQDRPSCLGPCTPTNAMEPSWLPHGPARARPLESSSRPRTPPTLTFSMSSPPPPTETPAPDAPTWPTQPTYGNLGEVRAHLLPSKACRPPRKSGPPSADPQPLPPPLPKKTLSRTQSLPSHRAPSRSPAPERQPRRPFLGSHSVDERQADDGQARPACPLAEPPFSSLDTSLGLSWHDLNCPEDTRAVLEARQLEGLRTVHSRLEARLLGGHPGPCHPGHSFRLLDSSPYVESGDALYYRMVRVGDESWHLLAAKVSKSGAEEPRPWGLELQASLPPHFNLQGLCGLVPEGALPGVPWTGPVVLAAEVPERTLTQWLAEVGTRRRPAELAWAAALLLLQLSAALEQLEARGAALAELRPENLLLAAPRGCAAAGPPRLLLADFGRVHPQPPGAPGAHAPQLGRLLRTLLGLAAPSATPLADGLETLAARLARSRPSAAQTRGALQALLWGPGPELHRQGALLGPWLQVRRALLVLHLAERASGGELPGLEDWLCCEYLAEATEASLSHALALLWD encoded by the exons ATGGGTGACATTCCTGCCTGCCCCATGAGGACAGGAGTCCAGAGAGGGCAACAAACCCTCCCAGAGAGAGCCACACAGCAGGTCAAGGCCAGGCAAGAAGACCAAGACCGCCCCTCTTGCCTGGGTCCCTGCACCCCCACCAACGCCATGGAGCCCTCCTGGCTCCCGCATGGGCCCGCCCGCGCACGCCCCCTGGAGTCCTCCTCCCGCCCACGCACGCCCCCAACTCTGACCTTCAGCATGAGCAGCCCCCCGCCGCCCACAGAGACCCCCGCACCTGACGCCCCCACCTGGCCGACTCAGCCTACCTACGGCAACCTCG gtgAGGTCCGCGCCCACCTGCTGCCCTCCAAGGCCTGCCGGCCCCCCCGGAAATCTGGGCCCCCCTCGGCTGACCcgcagcccctgcccccacccctgcccaagaAGACCCTGTCCAGGACCCAGTCTCTGCCCAGCCACAGGGCCCCCAGCCGCAGCCCTGCTCCGGAAAGGCAGCCCCGGAGGCCCTTTCTGGGGTCCCACAGTGTGGACGAGCGCCAGGCGGATGACGGCCAAGCTCGGCCAGCCTGTCCCCTTGCGGAGCCGCCCTTCAGCTCCCTCGACACCTCACTGGGCCTCTCCTGGCACGACCTGAATTGCCCTGAGGACACGCGCGCCGTCCTGGAGGCCCGGCAGCTGGAGGGTCTCCGCACTGTGCACTCCCGGCTGGAGGCCCGGCTCCTGGGGGGCCACCCGGGCCCCTGCCACCCCGGCCACAGCTTCCGCCTCCTGGACAGCTCGCCCTACGTGGAGAGTGGGGACGCCCTCTACTACCGCATGGTGAGGGTGGGCGACGAGTCGTGGCACCTCCTGGCGGCCAAG GTGTCCAAGTCGGGAGCCGAGGAGCCTCGCCCGTGGGGCCTGGAGCTGCAGGCCTCACTGCCCCCACACTTCAACCTCCAGGGGCTGTGCGGCCTGGTGCCCGAGGGCGCACTGCCCGGGGTGCCCTGGACGGGCCCCGTGGTGCTGGCGGCCGAGGTGCCGGAGCGCACGCTGACCCAGTGGCTGGCAGAGGTGGGCACGCGGCGGCGGCCGGCGGAGTTGGCCTGGGCGGCGGCCCTGCTCCTGCTGCAGCTGAGCGCGGCCCTGGAGCAGCTGGAGGCGCGCGGCGCGGCCCTGGCGGAGCTGCGGCCGGAGAACCTGCTGCTGGCGGCGCCCCGGGGCTGTGCGGCCGCCGGGCCCCCGCGCCTGCTGCTGGCCGACTTCGGCCGCGTCCACCCACAGCCGCCGGGAGCCCCGGGCGCCCACGCGCCGCAGCTGGGCCGCCTGCTCCGCACGCTCCTCGGCCTCGCCGCGCCCTCAGCCACGCCCTTGGCCGACGGCCTGGAGACTCTGGCGGCCCGGCTGGCCCGCTCCCGGCCCTCGGCGGCCCAGACGCGCGGCGCGCTGCAGGCGCTGCTCTGGGGGCCCGGGCCCGAGCTGCACCGCCAGGGGGCGCTGCTGGGGCCCTGGCTGCAGGTGCGCCGCGCGCTGCTGGTCCTGCACCTGGCCGAGCGGGCCTCGGGTGGGGAACTGCCCGGCCTGGAGGACTGGCTGTGCTGTGAGTACCTGGCCGAGGCCACCGAGGCCTCGCTGAGCCACGCCCTGGCACTGCTGTGGGACTGA
- the PEAK3 gene encoding protein PEAK3 isoform X3, producing the protein MEPSWLPHGPARARPLESSSRPRTPPTLTFSMSSPPPPTETPAPDAPTWPTQPTYGNLGEVRAHLLPSKACRPPRKSGPPSADPQPLPPPLPKKTLSRTQSLPSHRAPSRSPAPERQPRRPFLGSHSVDERQADDGQARPACPLAEPPFSSLDTSLGLSWHDLNCPEDTRAVLEARQLEGLRTVHSRLEARLLGGHPGPCHPGHSFRLLDSSPYVESGDALYYRMVRVGDESWHLLAAKVSKSGAEEPRPWGLELQASLPPHFNLQGLCGLVPEGALPGVPWTGPVVLAAEVPERTLTQWLAEVGTRRRPAELAWAAALLLLQLSAALEQLEARGAALAELRPENLLLAAPRGCAAAGPPRLLLADFGRVHPQPPGAPGAHAPQLGRLLRTLLGLAAPSATPLADGLETLAARLARSRPSAAQTRGALQALLWGPGPELHRQGALLGPWLQVRRALLVLHLAERASGGELPGLEDWLCCEYLAEATEASLSHALALLWD; encoded by the exons ATGGAGCCCTCCTGGCTCCCGCATGGGCCCGCCCGCGCACGCCCCCTGGAGTCCTCCTCCCGCCCACGCACGCCCCCAACTCTGACCTTCAGCATGAGCAGCCCCCCGCCGCCCACAGAGACCCCCGCACCTGACGCCCCCACCTGGCCGACTCAGCCTACCTACGGCAACCTCG gtgAGGTCCGCGCCCACCTGCTGCCCTCCAAGGCCTGCCGGCCCCCCCGGAAATCTGGGCCCCCCTCGGCTGACCcgcagcccctgcccccacccctgcccaagaAGACCCTGTCCAGGACCCAGTCTCTGCCCAGCCACAGGGCCCCCAGCCGCAGCCCTGCTCCGGAAAGGCAGCCCCGGAGGCCCTTTCTGGGGTCCCACAGTGTGGACGAGCGCCAGGCGGATGACGGCCAAGCTCGGCCAGCCTGTCCCCTTGCGGAGCCGCCCTTCAGCTCCCTCGACACCTCACTGGGCCTCTCCTGGCACGACCTGAATTGCCCTGAGGACACGCGCGCCGTCCTGGAGGCCCGGCAGCTGGAGGGTCTCCGCACTGTGCACTCCCGGCTGGAGGCCCGGCTCCTGGGGGGCCACCCGGGCCCCTGCCACCCCGGCCACAGCTTCCGCCTCCTGGACAGCTCGCCCTACGTGGAGAGTGGGGACGCCCTCTACTACCGCATGGTGAGGGTGGGCGACGAGTCGTGGCACCTCCTGGCGGCCAAG GTGTCCAAGTCGGGAGCCGAGGAGCCTCGCCCGTGGGGCCTGGAGCTGCAGGCCTCACTGCCCCCACACTTCAACCTCCAGGGGCTGTGCGGCCTGGTGCCCGAGGGCGCACTGCCCGGGGTGCCCTGGACGGGCCCCGTGGTGCTGGCGGCCGAGGTGCCGGAGCGCACGCTGACCCAGTGGCTGGCAGAGGTGGGCACGCGGCGGCGGCCGGCGGAGTTGGCCTGGGCGGCGGCCCTGCTCCTGCTGCAGCTGAGCGCGGCCCTGGAGCAGCTGGAGGCGCGCGGCGCGGCCCTGGCGGAGCTGCGGCCGGAGAACCTGCTGCTGGCGGCGCCCCGGGGCTGTGCGGCCGCCGGGCCCCCGCGCCTGCTGCTGGCCGACTTCGGCCGCGTCCACCCACAGCCGCCGGGAGCCCCGGGCGCCCACGCGCCGCAGCTGGGCCGCCTGCTCCGCACGCTCCTCGGCCTCGCCGCGCCCTCAGCCACGCCCTTGGCCGACGGCCTGGAGACTCTGGCGGCCCGGCTGGCCCGCTCCCGGCCCTCGGCGGCCCAGACGCGCGGCGCGCTGCAGGCGCTGCTCTGGGGGCCCGGGCCCGAGCTGCACCGCCAGGGGGCGCTGCTGGGGCCCTGGCTGCAGGTGCGCCGCGCGCTGCTGGTCCTGCACCTGGCCGAGCGGGCCTCGGGTGGGGAACTGCCCGGCCTGGAGGACTGGCTGTGCTGTGAGTACCTGGCCGAGGCCACCGAGGCCTCGCTGAGCCACGCCCTGGCACTGCTGTGGGACTGA
- the PEAK3 gene encoding protein PEAK3 isoform X4, protein MSSPPPPTETPAPDAPTWPTQPTYGNLGEVRAHLLPSKACRPPRKSGPPSADPQPLPPPLPKKTLSRTQSLPSHRAPSRSPAPERQPRRPFLGSHSVDERQADDGQARPACPLAEPPFSSLDTSLGLSWHDLNCPEDTRAVLEARQLEGLRTVHSRLEARLLGGHPGPCHPGHSFRLLDSSPYVESGDALYYRMVRVGDESWHLLAAKVSKSGAEEPRPWGLELQASLPPHFNLQGLCGLVPEGALPGVPWTGPVVLAAEVPERTLTQWLAEVGTRRRPAELAWAAALLLLQLSAALEQLEARGAALAELRPENLLLAAPRGCAAAGPPRLLLADFGRVHPQPPGAPGAHAPQLGRLLRTLLGLAAPSATPLADGLETLAARLARSRPSAAQTRGALQALLWGPGPELHRQGALLGPWLQVRRALLVLHLAERASGGELPGLEDWLCCEYLAEATEASLSHALALLWD, encoded by the exons ATGAGCAGCCCCCCGCCGCCCACAGAGACCCCCGCACCTGACGCCCCCACCTGGCCGACTCAGCCTACCTACGGCAACCTCG gtgAGGTCCGCGCCCACCTGCTGCCCTCCAAGGCCTGCCGGCCCCCCCGGAAATCTGGGCCCCCCTCGGCTGACCcgcagcccctgcccccacccctgcccaagaAGACCCTGTCCAGGACCCAGTCTCTGCCCAGCCACAGGGCCCCCAGCCGCAGCCCTGCTCCGGAAAGGCAGCCCCGGAGGCCCTTTCTGGGGTCCCACAGTGTGGACGAGCGCCAGGCGGATGACGGCCAAGCTCGGCCAGCCTGTCCCCTTGCGGAGCCGCCCTTCAGCTCCCTCGACACCTCACTGGGCCTCTCCTGGCACGACCTGAATTGCCCTGAGGACACGCGCGCCGTCCTGGAGGCCCGGCAGCTGGAGGGTCTCCGCACTGTGCACTCCCGGCTGGAGGCCCGGCTCCTGGGGGGCCACCCGGGCCCCTGCCACCCCGGCCACAGCTTCCGCCTCCTGGACAGCTCGCCCTACGTGGAGAGTGGGGACGCCCTCTACTACCGCATGGTGAGGGTGGGCGACGAGTCGTGGCACCTCCTGGCGGCCAAG GTGTCCAAGTCGGGAGCCGAGGAGCCTCGCCCGTGGGGCCTGGAGCTGCAGGCCTCACTGCCCCCACACTTCAACCTCCAGGGGCTGTGCGGCCTGGTGCCCGAGGGCGCACTGCCCGGGGTGCCCTGGACGGGCCCCGTGGTGCTGGCGGCCGAGGTGCCGGAGCGCACGCTGACCCAGTGGCTGGCAGAGGTGGGCACGCGGCGGCGGCCGGCGGAGTTGGCCTGGGCGGCGGCCCTGCTCCTGCTGCAGCTGAGCGCGGCCCTGGAGCAGCTGGAGGCGCGCGGCGCGGCCCTGGCGGAGCTGCGGCCGGAGAACCTGCTGCTGGCGGCGCCCCGGGGCTGTGCGGCCGCCGGGCCCCCGCGCCTGCTGCTGGCCGACTTCGGCCGCGTCCACCCACAGCCGCCGGGAGCCCCGGGCGCCCACGCGCCGCAGCTGGGCCGCCTGCTCCGCACGCTCCTCGGCCTCGCCGCGCCCTCAGCCACGCCCTTGGCCGACGGCCTGGAGACTCTGGCGGCCCGGCTGGCCCGCTCCCGGCCCTCGGCGGCCCAGACGCGCGGCGCGCTGCAGGCGCTGCTCTGGGGGCCCGGGCCCGAGCTGCACCGCCAGGGGGCGCTGCTGGGGCCCTGGCTGCAGGTGCGCCGCGCGCTGCTGGTCCTGCACCTGGCCGAGCGGGCCTCGGGTGGGGAACTGCCCGGCCTGGAGGACTGGCTGTGCTGTGAGTACCTGGCCGAGGCCACCGAGGCCTCGCTGAGCCACGCCCTGGCACTGCTGTGGGACTGA
- the OAZ1 gene encoding LOW QUALITY PROTEIN: ornithine decarboxylase antizyme 1 (The sequence of the model RefSeq protein was modified relative to this genomic sequence to represent the inferred CDS: deleted 1 base in 1 codon): MVKSSLQRILNSHCFAREKEGDKPSATVHASRTMPLLSLHSRGGRSSESSRASVTASNCCSNLGPGPRWCSDVPHPPLKIPGGRGNSQRDHNLSANLFYSDNRLNVTEELTSNNKTRVLNVQTRLTGSKHVDWRAVLSGGCLYIEIPGGALPEGSKDSFAVLLEFAEEQLHADHVFICFHKNRDDRAALLRTFSFLGFEIVRPGHPLVPKRPDACFMAYTFERESSGEEE, translated from the exons ATGGTGAAATCCTCCCTGCAGCGGATCCTCAACAGCCACTGCTTcgccagagagaaggagggggataAACCCAGCGCCACCGTCCACGCCAGCCGCACCATGCCGCTCCTCAGCCTGCACAGCCGCGGCGGCCGCAGCAGCGAGAG TTCCAGGGCCTCCGTCACCGCTTCTAACTGCTGTAGTAACCTGGGTCCAGGGCCTCGGTGGTGCTCC GATGTCCCTCACCCACCCCTGAAGATCCCAGGTGGGCGAGGGAATAGTCAGAGGGATCACAATCTTTCAGCTAATTTATTTTACTCC GATAATCGGCTGAATGTAACAGAGGAACTAACGTCTAACAACAAGACGAGGGTCCTGAACGTCCAGACCAGGCTCACGGGCTCCAAGCACGTCGACTGGAGAGCGGTGCTGAGTGGCGGCTGCCTCTACATCGAGATCCCAGGCGGGGCCCTGCCCGAGGGGAGCAAAGACAG CTTCGCAGTTCTTCTGGAGTTCGCGGAGGAGCAGCTCCACGCCGACCACGTCTTCATTTGCTTCCACAAGAACCGCGATGACAGAG CTGCCTTGCTCCGGACCTTCAGCTTTTTGGGCTTTGAGATTGTGAGACCGGGGCATCCCCTTGTCCCCAAGAGACCCGACGCTTGCTTCATGGCCTACACGTTTGAGAGAGAGTCTTCGGGGGAGGAGGAGTAG